In Zingiber officinale cultivar Zhangliang chromosome 3B, Zo_v1.1, whole genome shotgun sequence, a single window of DNA contains:
- the LOC122054844 gene encoding uncharacterized protein LOC122054844, whose protein sequence is MDSFFLLGPEARRRFLQIAGRLLGCTYICSWSPLHQPTTTHLVSTEGWHCAEDSGQSSSSAATVSLRLFEAYRRSLCAVHSSSSSIPGLAYKDGLAYIQFTDRDIMNLASNHSQRQFYQEAGVKTAVFMGCRHGEIELGIKMPTDPTVLLSLIKHIDN, encoded by the exons ATGgattccttcttcctcctcggcCCCGAAGCTCGGCGCCGGTTTCTCCAGATCGCCGGACGTCTCCTCGGCTGCACGTATATCTGCTCATGGTCTCCTCTCCACCAACCCACGACCAC CCATTTGGTGTCCACGGAGGGATGGCACTGCGCGGAAGACAGTGGCCAATCGAGCTCGTCCGCTGCTACCGTCTCCTTGAGGCTCTTCGAGGCCTACAGGAGATCGCTTTGTGCTGTTCACAGCAG TTCCAGTTCTATTCCTGGTTTGGCCTACAAGGATGGGCTCGCTTACATTCAGTTTACTGATCGGGATATTATGAACTTGGCTTCCAATCACTCACAACGACAATTCTATCAG GAAGCTGGAGTAAAG ACGGCAGTTTTTATGGGTTGCAGACATGGAGAAATCGAACTGGGGATCAAAATGCCTACAGATCCAACTGTACTACTGAGCTTAATTAAACACATTGATAATTGA